DNA sequence from the Paenibacillus azoreducens genome:
CCGAAATCTCCCCGGGTCAGAAGAATTTGCGCCGTGGTGATGCCATGCGCGGCGAATGCCTCCTGGTAAGACTGCATGAGCAGCGCCTGGCCGACAGCGGCCGCAGCCTGTTTCTCATGCAGAACTTTGGGGCGGAAGGTATAACCGATCGCCCGGAATCCGGCGGCTACGGCCCCGGAGGTGACCAACAGTATTTCGTGACCTTCTGTTTTCAACGTATTGATTTCATTTGCGAAAAAAGCGACCGCTTCCCGGCTGAGTCCTCCTTCGGCGGATGTCAGCGAGCTGCTTCCTATTTTGACGACGACGCGCGTCGACATAATCCATCACTTCCATTTCATCTTTTTGCTTGCGAGCCTTTGCTCCATGCCAATATAACCCCACAAAGTGACGCGTGGCCTTCGAAGCTTATTCCGGTTACTTTGCGGGGACCCCGGAAACAAAAAAACTTCCGCCCTTTAACAGTAAAGGACGAAAGTTTCGACTTCCGCGGTACCACCTTTGTTGATGAACAAAAATCATCCGGCTTTAGCCTTGTAACAGAAGGCACTGTCCCGCAGGTTATGCGGGCCGCTCGGGGGTAGGTTTCAGAGGGAATCGGGTAAATTCTTTCAGCCGGTGGAATTTACTCTCTTTTCTTTCGCGATTGGCCGCTCTTACTGGTCCCGTCATCACGTTTCGTTCGGTATGGATAAACCCTTTATTTTCACATAGAATACCACGGAAAGGCCAGCTTTGCAAAATAGATTTAGAGGTTGTTCAAAAAGTCCGCTTTTGATAAGAAAAACGTCTATTGACGTACCTTCACAGCAGACAGACCACCTTTAGCTGTAGGTTTTCTTGCGATATAGAATTTCATCAGCGTAGCTGATAACTTATAAATTCTATATCTAGCACGAAGTGAATCAGGAAGCGGATCCGGCATCGAATCTTGAATTCAGCCGGGCCTAAGCAGATGCTTACGAAGTATGTTTCCTCCGGAAACATTTCAGGTGCTCACGTACCCACTACAAGCAGATGCTTACGAAGTCGTTTTCTACGAAAACGTGTAGCTCCGCTCCTCACTCCCTAGCTTTATTCAACCTTCTCGGTGCTGAAAACCGACCTTTTTGAACACGCATATTTATGCAAAAAGTTCAAGCTCGCCGATGCGGCGGGCCGCTTCCTGCAGCCTTTCCTCGGAGGTCAGCAGTCCAACCCGGACGTAACCTTCGCCGTGCTTGCCGAAGCCTATGCCGGGAGCGACCGCAACTTTGGCTTCTTGCAGCAGTTTGTCGGCAAAGGAGGCCGAAGTATAGCCTTTGGGCACAGGCAGCCAGCTAAAGAAGGAGCCTTCAGGTTGTTTGGCCTGCCAGCCGATCTCGGCCAGACCGCCAAAAAATGCGTTTCGGCGGGACTCGTAGCGTTGAACAAGCTCGCGCACACATGTCTGGGAAGCCGTAAGCGCTTCGGCCGCCGCGGCTTGGATGCCGCCGAAGAGGCTGACATACATATGATCCTGCAGCAGGTTGATCATGGAAATGATCTCCCGGTTGCCAAGCGCAAAGCCGACGCGCCAGCCGGCCATATTATAGGTCTTCGATAGCGTGTAAAACTCGACGCCCACTTCCTTCGCGCCGGGAGCCTGAAGGAAACTGACCGGCCGTCTGCCGTCAAAGCCGATGGCGCCGTACGCGAAATCGCTGGCGACCACGATGCCGTTTGCGGCCGCGAATTTGACGGTATCCTCATAGAAGGATAGCGGAGCGGTAGCCGAAGTCGGATTGTTCGGATAATTCAGGAACATCAGCTTCGCCCGGCGGCGAACCGTTTCGGGAATGCTTCCGTAGTCCGGCAGGAAGGCGTTATCCTGAAGAAGCGGCATAAACGACATTTCCGCTTTGGCCAGCGCCAAGCCGGACCAATAATCCGGATACCCCGGATCCGGAACGAGGCAGAGATCGCCGGGATTAAGCAGTATTTGCGGTATCTCTACCAATCCGGTTTTGCCGCCGAACAGGATTGCAACTTCCGTATCGGGATCAAGTTCGACGCCGTAATCGTCAAGGTAACGTTTTGCGATTGCTTCTTTCAGGAAGCGATAGCCCGTAAAAGGCGAATATTTATGATATAGCGGATTGGCGGCCGCTGCCTGCAAAGCTTTTACGATATGGGCCGGTGTCGGGGTATCGGGGTTGCCTTGGCCCAAATTAATGACATCAAACCCAGCGGAAATTTCACGGTTCACTTTCTGCACGAGCGTAGCGAAAAACTGTGTGGGCAGCTGGGTCATCACCTCAGAAGGTTCGATTGGAAAAGCCGAACGGTAAAGCGGGTTCTCAGTCGATTTTGTCATCTCCATCACTCCGGTTCTTGCTTCATATTGAATAGATTTAATCTATCATGATTTTTCCGAGCTGTATAGAGGGAATAGACGTCTTGCGCGATTCTTTTCCGGCATTTACAATATGAAAAATGGATGGCATGGACCCTTAAGGCAAGGTTTCAGGCTTCAAGCGAGGAGGATAAGTATGGTACAAACAGGGGATAACAAACTGAATGTCGCCCTGATTCAGGCGGATATTGAAATCGGAAATCCCAAGGCCAATAAAGCCTATCTTGGAGCATGGATGGAGAAAGCGGTTGGCGGGAATCCCCGGCCCGATCTGTTGGTGCTGCCGGAAATGTGGAACACAGGTTATGCGCTTGAGCAAATTGATGATATTGCCGACCCGGATGGAGAGGATACTAGGGGCTGGTTGTCTGATTTTGCACGCAAACATCGGGTTATGATCGTCGGCGGATCGGTTGCGGTCCGCAAAGGAGACCGGATACTTAATACGATGTATGCTTTTGACAGAGACGGAAGGCAGGTAGGGGAATATTCCAAACTCCACTTGTTCCGGCTGATGGACGAGGAGAAGCATCTGGCGGCTGGAGATGAGCCGGTGAAATTTGATCTGGAAGGATTGACGGCCGGAGCGTCCATTTGTTATGACATCCGTTTTCCGGAACTGGCCCGGAGCTTGGCGCTGGACGGAGTGAAGGTGCTGATCGTGCCTGCGGAATGGCCGCATCCCCGTCTTCATCACTGGCGTACGCTGCTGATGGCGCGGGCGATCGAAAACCAAATGTATGTAGTTGCCTGCAACCGTGTGGGCAGCAGCAGAGGAACCGATTTTTTTGGACACTCCCTGATCATCGATCCTTGGGGAGAAATCGTCGCTGAAGGCGGCGAAGCGGAGGAGATCGTCACAGGGACGATTTTGCCTGAGCTGGTGGACGAGGTACGGGGCCGTATCCCCGTCTTTGCGGACCGACGGCCGGAGCTGTACAGCCATAAATAAAGAAAAGGCGCCTGAGCGATCAGGAGCCTTTTTCTTCATTTTGCACCAGTTCCTGCATCGTATCCTTGAAAGTCTCGATGAAAGCTTCAGCGGCTTTGGAAAGATAGCGGCCGCGCCGATATGCGATGACGAGCGTGCGGCTCGGAACCGGGTCGGCGAGCGGCAAGTAAACGGGTACAAATTCGCTGCGTGAAGAACGCGAAATAAATCTCGGCACGAGCGTAATTCCCATTCCGGTAGCTACCAGCGACTGTATGGTCTCCATATTACTGCTTTCAAAAACCACCTTTGGTTCGAAACCTGCTTTCTGGCATAAGTCGAACACGATTTTGCGGAAGCCCTGGCCTTTTTTGAGTACGATAAAAGACTCTTCGCTCAGCTCTTCAATGCGGATGGTGGCATTTTTTCCTTTTCGGATTCTCTCCGCAAGCGGATGGCCTGCCGGAACGGCGAGATCTATTTTTTCTTCCCCGATGATTTCGTAGGTTAGCGAAGGTTCCTGGAGCGGAAGCGCGAGCAGGCTTAAGTCCGTTTTTCCTCCGGCTGTCAGCTTCTCCAGATTCATGGATGAATCCTCAAGCAAAGCGATTTCGATGTCGGGATATTTTCCTTTAAAAGAAGGAAGGACATGCGGCAGCAAATGTGCGCCGGTAATCGGCATGCTGCCGACAATGACTTTGCCGCCTCTAAGCTGCGAAATATCCGACATCTCCTGGCGCAGCAGTTCCACAGCGTCCATGATCTTTTGGGCTTGGTCCACAAACATCGCTCCGGCGTGTGTTAGCTCCACCGTGCTCGTATTGCGTTGAAATAAAAGCACGCCAAGTTCTTTTTCCAGCTTGGACAGCTGCTGGCTTAAGGAGGGCTGGGCGATATGAAGCTTTTCGGCAGCCCGGGAAAAATTGCGTTCAGCCGCGATTTGCAAGGCGTATTGCAATTGTCTGAATTCCATATGCATCGGTCCTAACATATTTATTGTACTTGTAATTTTGACGTGTGCTCAGTATTCATCTTATAGGTCACAAGGCATGTACTGCATCAATAAAAGCCTCTGGATTAAAATCCAAAGGCTTTTTGAATGACTATTTTTTTCGACACCTTATTCAACATCATAACAACTCAGAAAGAAAAAGTCTATATTTTCCGCCAGATTTTATTTACTATTGGTTGGCCGGCAAAAACTTAAGAAATGGAGTGCTGTTCAATGGATTTTGCTTGCCACCTCGATCAAGCTGATTTGCAGGATTATATTCAGAGCGTTTTTGGTACCGGCTATATTATAGCTAGTGTATCAAAAATGCATGGCGGCGCACAAAAAGTAGTCTGCAAGATCGACTGCAGCAATGGATTTTCCTGTGTGTTGTATGTATGGGA
Encoded proteins:
- a CDS encoding pyridoxal phosphate-dependent aminotransferase; this translates as MTKSTENPLYRSAFPIEPSEVMTQLPTQFFATLVQKVNREISAGFDVINLGQGNPDTPTPAHIVKALQAAAANPLYHKYSPFTGYRFLKEAIAKRYLDDYGVELDPDTEVAILFGGKTGLVEIPQILLNPGDLCLVPDPGYPDYWSGLALAKAEMSFMPLLQDNAFLPDYGSIPETVRRRAKLMFLNYPNNPTSATAPLSFYEDTVKFAAANGIVVASDFAYGAIGFDGRRPVSFLQAPGAKEVGVEFYTLSKTYNMAGWRVGFALGNREIISMINLLQDHMYVSLFGGIQAAAAEALTASQTCVRELVQRYESRRNAFFGGLAEIGWQAKQPEGSFFSWLPVPKGYTSASFADKLLQEAKVAVAPGIGFGKHGEGYVRVGLLTSEERLQEAARRIGELELFA
- a CDS encoding carbon-nitrogen family hydrolase, with product MVQTGDNKLNVALIQADIEIGNPKANKAYLGAWMEKAVGGNPRPDLLVLPEMWNTGYALEQIDDIADPDGEDTRGWLSDFARKHRVMIVGGSVAVRKGDRILNTMYAFDRDGRQVGEYSKLHLFRLMDEEKHLAAGDEPVKFDLEGLTAGASICYDIRFPELARSLALDGVKVLIVPAEWPHPRLHHWRTLLMARAIENQMYVVACNRVGSSRGTDFFGHSLIIDPWGEIVAEGGEAEEIVTGTILPELVDEVRGRIPVFADRRPELYSHK
- a CDS encoding LysR family transcriptional regulator, with protein sequence MEFRQLQYALQIAAERNFSRAAEKLHIAQPSLSQQLSKLEKELGVLLFQRNTSTVELTHAGAMFVDQAQKIMDAVELLRQEMSDISQLRGGKVIVGSMPITGAHLLPHVLPSFKGKYPDIEIALLEDSSMNLEKLTAGGKTDLSLLALPLQEPSLTYEIIGEEKIDLAVPAGHPLAERIRKGKNATIRIEELSEESFIVLKKGQGFRKIVFDLCQKAGFEPKVVFESSNMETIQSLVATGMGITLVPRFISRSSRSEFVPVYLPLADPVPSRTLVIAYRRGRYLSKAAEAFIETFKDTMQELVQNEEKGS